The segment CGTTCGCACCACCGATTCTAAGAGCAACAAGGCGTTCAGCAGTCCATCGCGCTCGGGGATGTGACCGGCTACGCCGATACCGCCCGACTCCTCGCCTCCAATCAAGACCCCACCCTTTAGCATCTCATCGGTAATGTACTTGAACCCAACGGGCGTGACCACCAGCTCCAGCCCAAGTTTTTGCGCGAGTTTGTCCACAATCTGGGAGGTCGAAAAGGTCTTGACCACCCGCCCCCGTAGCCCTTTGCTGTGAAGGTGTTTGAGTAATACTGCGAAAATCTGATGGCTGTTGAAGTTGCGACCCCCTGCCAGCACGGCCCCAATACGGTCCGCGTCACCATCGTTAATGGTGGCAAAGGTGGGGTCTTGCTCGGCTTTCAGCACGGTCATGATGGTGAACTGGTTCTGGGGGATAGGCTCGGGGTGAACGCCGTAAAACATTGGGTCGGGTACGGCGTGCAACTCGCGCAAATCCAGCTTCAATCCTGCATGTTTGACAAAACCAGCCAGCCAACCCGCGCCCGCCCCGCCCAGGCTGTCGTGGTACATGACCCCCTCGTAGGCCCGCAGGGCTTCCAGATCCAACTGGCTGGCCAGGAAGTCGTAGTAGGGTTTGCGTACATCGAAGCTTTGTATGTTTGCACTCGAGTACTTGGGTTCTGCGCCCAGGTGTTTTTCCACCTCGGCTAACAGGGCGGGTGTGGCCGATCCGGCGTAGTTGCCTTTTATTTTGAAGCCCAGGTACTCGGCGGGGTTGTGGCTTGCGGTAATCATCACGCCGCCATCGGCTTGCAGGTGCTTAACGGCAAAAGACAGTACCGGAGTGGGGACATAAGACTTAGAAAGGTGTACTTCCAGGCCATTAGCCGCCAGCACCGAGGCGGCTCGCTGGGCAAACTTGCCTGCCATGAAGCGGGTGTCGTAGCCGACCACTACTTTCTTGCCCTGCTGCTCGAGCAAATATTGAGCATAGGCCTGGGCTACACGGGCCACATTGTCGAAGGTGAATTGGTCGCCAATAATGGCCCGCCAGCCGTCGGTGCCAAACTTTATGCTTGAGCTGGACTGATTACTGGCCATTTCATCTGCCATATCCATACCTGCAACACTATACAGGGGGCAGGGAAGAGGGCACAGGGGGATGGAGAACTCGAGTCGGAGCAGATCTGTCGGGTGCTGGGCGTGCGGATGGGCATCCGAAGCTGTAAGGGGCATTGCTATCCCGCTCACCCCCCATCACCGGCATGGTGATAGACTTCTAGGGCTTTATGTCCGACCTCCTTTCTTCCCTCAATCCCTCCCAGCAGGAGGCCGTCCGGCATTTTGAAGGCCCGGCGCTGGTGGTGGCCGGGGCTGGTTCTGGCAAGACCCGCACGGTGGTACACCGGATCGCCTATCTGCTGCGCGAGCGGCGGGTGTATCCGGCGGAAATACTGGCCGTGACCTTCACCAACAAGGCCGCCGGCGAGATGAAAGAGCGGCTGGAAAAGATGGTAGGGCCCGCGGCCAAAGACCTGTGGGTTTCCACCTTTCACTCGGCCTCGGTGCGAATCCTGCGCGCCTACGGCGAGTATGTGGGGCTCAGGCCGGGGTTTGTGATCTACGACGACGATGACCAGAACACGCTTCTGAAGGAGATTTTGAAGGAACTCGAGGTCGAGGCCAAGCCGGGCCCTTTCCGGGCCATGATAGACCGCATCAAGAACCGGGGCGATGGGCTGGTGGAGTTTATGCGCGAGGCCCCCGACTTTATCGGGGGGGTGCCCAAAGAGGTAGCCGCCGAAGTCTATCGCAAATACCAGAGCGGGCTGCGGATGCAGGGTGCGGTGGATTTCAACGACCTCCTGCTTCTGACCATCGAGCTATTTGAGCAGCACCCGGAAATTCTCCATAAGGTGCGCCAGCGGGCCCGGTTTATTCATGTGGACGAGTACCAGGACACCAACCCCGTGCAGTATGAGCTAACCCGCTTGCTGGCCGGTGAAAAGCCCAACCTGATGGTGGTGGGCGACCCCGACCAGAGCATTTATGGTTTTCGGAACGCCGACATCAACAACATCCTCGACTTCAGCAAGGACTACCCCGGCGCACGGGTGATTCGCCTGGAAGAAAACTACCGCTCGAGCCGAGCCATTCTGCAAGTCGCTAACGCTGTCATCGAGAAAAATGCACTCAGGCTGGAAAAAGTCTTGCGGGCAACCAAAGAAGGGGGTGAGCCTGTTCGTCTATACCGGGCTCCCAACGCCCGCGAAGAAGCTGCTTTTGTGGCGCGGGAAATTGCCAGACTGCGGGACTACCAGAATATTGCCGTGCTTTACCGCACCAATGCCCAGTCGCGCCTGCTGGAAGAACACCTGCGCCGGGCCCAGATTCCCGTTCGGCTGGTGGGCGCGGTGGGCTTTTTTGAGCGGCGGGAGGTCAAGGATCTGCTGGCCTATGGGCGGGTCGCCATCAACCCTGCCGACTCCATCAACCTGCGCCGCATTGTCAATACGCCGCCTCGGGGCATCGGGGCGACTACGGTATCCCGGCTGCTCGAGCACGCTCAGAAAACGGGCACCACCGTCTTTGAAGCCTTCCGGGCCGCCGAGCAGGTGATTAGCCGACCCCAGCAGGTACAGGCATTTGTGAGGCTGCTCGACGAACTGATGGAAGCTGCTTTCGAGACAGGCCCGGCAGCCTTCTTTGAGCGGGTGCTGGACGAGACCGGCTTCCGCGATGCCCTGAAGCAGGAGCAGGACGGCGAAGACCGCCTGCAAAACGTGGAAGAGCTGCTGCGGGCGGCCCGCGACTGGGAAGAGGAAGAGGGCGGTACCCTTTCCGACTTCCTGGACGCCGTAGCCCTGACCGCCAAAGCCGAAGAACCCCAGGGTGAAGCACCAGAGGAGGCCGTCACCCTGATGACCCTGCACAACGCCAAGGGCCTCGAGTTCCCCACGGTGTTCCTGGTGGGTCTGGAGGAAAACCTGCTCCCCCACCGCAACAGCCTGAACCGCCTGGAAGACCTGGAAGAAGAGCGGCGCCTCTTTTATGTGGGTATCACCCGGGCACAGGATCGGCTCTATCTGTCCTACGCCGAGGAACGCGAAACCTATGGCAAGCGCGAGTTCACCCGCCCGAGCCGCTTCCTGGACGATATTCCGCCGGATTTGCTCAAGGAGGTGGGGGCTTTTGGCGACAGTGCCGTGCCGGTACTGTCCAATAGCCGCCCCGAACCTAAGCCCAAAACCCAGCTCTCCGAGTTTAAAGGGGGCGAAAAGGTCAGGCACCCCAAGTTTGGAAGCGGTACGGTGGTGGCCGCGATGGGCGGCGAGGTTACGGTAATGTTCCCCGGCCTGGGCCTGAAAAAGCTGGCGGTGAAATTTGCCGGACTGGAAAGGCTTGATGGATGAAGCCTGTCTAAGTAGCGCTTTAGTTTTCCCTCGTTTGAACCGCACGTTGCCGAGTAGGGTGAGGATATGAAAAGGCAAGCGGGGCGTTTGAGTGCTGTATTTGCTTTGTTGTTCGGTATGGCTTTTGCCGGTGGGGCCGACATTGGCTTTTCGGTACGCAACGGCCCCAGTGGCAATTTCATGGGGCATCTGGGGTTATACCTGGATGGCTTTCCCATTGATTTCCGTTCCCAACTGGTGTTTGGTTCTCCAGGTGGGCTTTTCCTGAGCGGTGAGGTGGTGTACCCCCTGCCGTTCTTCTTGCTGGTACGGCCCTATCTGGCCGGAGGCCTGGCGGTGGGCATCACCGGCTATACCGCCCAAAACGAGCTGCGGGTACGCTTTGGTGAGCGTTTTTATGCCATTTTCTCGGCAGGCATCCAGTTTCCTGACCGGGGTTATCGCCCGTACCTCGAGATTAGCCAGATCATCGGCTCGGAGAGCTTTCAGCGCTTTACGGTGGGCTTTATTGTGGAAGGGTTTTGAAACAGGTCGATAGCGGATAGACCATAGCCGATAGCGAGAGACGCCTTATTACATTCGAGCATAGTAGATTAGGGGGGATGCATTCCCGCGACTACGCCGCGACCCGCCCCCTGGCCGTTTTACATCAGGGTCAGAGCCGGTGGTATCAGCCGCTCTTGACGGCTTCGCTGCACCATAATTTGCCGCTATTTGTCTATGCTGCTCAGCCTGGAATGGGCCTCGAGGCCGCCCTCACGGCCCTCCAGCCCCTGAGTTTCCGGGGCGCGGTTCTGGAAGACCCCGGACTACAGGCGCTGGCCCTGGATGTGGTGCAGCACCTCGAGCCCGAGGCCCTCCAGGCCCGCCGGGTAGATCTGGTACTACCCGAAGTGACCGGAAACCGTGGGTTTTACCTGGAGCCCATCGCCCTGGCCAACCTGATTCGCCGCTATGCCTTCGGCGATAAGGCGCTCTGGCTGGGCCCCATCCGCTCCGAACTGGCCCAGGGCCTGCGCGGTCTCACCAAGGTTTCGGTACTGAGCCGGAGCTTTCCCGAGGGCGAAGGCTTTTTAGAACTATTACCTGTCCCTCAGCGGGGGGTGGTGGCGGCGGCTGAAGTGCAGGCCACGGTGGTGGCCCGCCAGGCCGATCTAATCCTGTATGCGGGTGGAAATCTGCCGCTAGCCTTGCTTCAGCCCTACCACAGCGTAATCGCGCTAAAGCCGCTGCCCTCGGAGGCTCTGCGCCTGATAGGTGAGTATGTTCCCCCTGAGGAGTTCCAGAAGTTTCACCTGGCCGCCCTGTTTGAAGCGCTGGGGTATGCCCTGCCACCCGAAACCTTTGTGGTCTAATGCCAAACGGTGAAGAGTTACATTGTGCCATATGGCGCAGCTTTGACCTACCAGGTGTAGTCAGATGCTAACGCTCTTCCAATACCCCCTGCCGTAGCAGGGCAGGCACAATCGGTTCGCCCACCCGCAACAGGGCATAGCTGCCCAACCTGCGGGCGGTGGTTCGCAGGCGCAGCAGATGCTTTTCCAGAGCTTCCTGGTAGCTTTGTATTTCGACCTCGCCCACCTCCATCCGGCTCCCGACCTCGACATCGTGCAGCAGGGCTTCCACAAAGCCGGGTGCGAGTTCCTCGGGGGCCATGACCTGCACCAGAACCACGTGGCGCAGTTTTTGTAAAAGACGCGACCAGTCCAGCTCGTCCAGACCGTCGGTCAGTAGGACGGTGACGCCTCTGGGCCGGGGGAAGTTCATCAGCACCGAAGGCCCCTCGGCCACCCCCTCGAGCCGCCCCCGGTAGCGGCCACCGCCCCACAAAAAAGCCCCTTCCGATCTGGCGCAGTCGGCTAGCGCACGCAATACCCGCTCGGCATAAGCCTGCTTTCCCAACAGCTTCATACTGGGCGAGCCGTCCAGGAAAAAGGTGAAGCGGGCCGGTGCTTCGGCCTGGAAAATGCGGGTATAGAGCCGACCCGTGCGGGCATAGGCTCGCCAATCAATAAAGCGGGGCTCGTCTCCCTGGGCGTAGCCGCGTAGCTCGTAGAACTCCAGCCCCCGCCCTGGTATGGCCTGAGTGCGCTCGCCCGCAAAGGGCTGGGTGGGGCGGGTGCGGATGCGGTAGCGGGTCATGGCAAGAGCAGACTGCTACCACACAGTATGTCATTTACGGGATTTGAGCGGTGATACCGGCTTCAAATAGACAGTTGACATACCACAGCTGTCCATCACCTGAGCATACATTCGGGGTTGAATGGGTTCTTTTGGTTGGGTTTGTGGGTCGTCGAATGACGACGAACCAACCGAACCTGGCATAAAACCCTGGCCCTGACCGCTGCTCATGGGCTTGTCAGGAACCGAGTGGTTTTGTATACTTCACCCTTGGTGTCCTTCTGGGGCATGTTTACGATCCCAGGGGCAGCCAAAGACAGCGACGGGCTCAGCCTTAATAATGTCGCCGAGGCGCTAGTAGGGAAGCGTTTTTCGCATACAACCGTTGGGAAATCCCTAGTCCCAAAACCTAAGCAAGGGCGGGTTGTAGAGGCTCAATGGCCCAGATGCGGCCTGGTTCTACAGCGAATGCCCCAGCCAGGAGGAACTTTGCCCAGCAAGCGCAACATCGAAAACCTCGAGGCGCTCACCGCTACCCTCAAGGGCGCGGAAGGCTCGTTCTTCGTGGTGAACTACCAAGGGCTCGAGGCGGGCCCCACCGGGAAGCTCCGCAAGGCGGTGCGGGAAAAGGGTGGCGAGATTATCGTTACCAAAAATACCCTGATCCGCAAGGCCATGAGCGACCTTGGGTTGCCGGCCATCGAAGGCTTGACCGGCCCCTCGGCGGTGGTGGTCTTCAAAGACCCCGCTGCTGCCGCCAAGGCCCTCAAAGAGTTCGCCAAGACGAACGATAAAGGCATTCCCGCCCTTAAGTCGGGTGTGCTCTCGGGGCAGCCCCTTACGGGCTCACAGGTAGAGGCCCTGGCCGACCTTCCCAGCCAGAAGGAACTGCAAGCCGAACTGGTCGGCGTGCTGTCCGCCACGATGTCCAATTTCGTGGGTGTGCTGGGAGCGAAGGCGCAGGAATTCGTCGGCATCTTGGATGCCCAAGTTCAAAAACTGGAGGCCGCGTAGGCCCAACAGGAGGAAAAAATGGCTCTCGATATTGCTGCAATCAAGGCTCAACTTTCCGGTGCTACGGTGCTCGAACTCAAGCAACTCATTGACGAACTCAAGGAAGAGTGGGGCGTGACCGCTGCTGCTCCGGTGGCCGTGGCCATGCCGGGTGCGGCGGCTGCTGCTGCTCCCGCCGCCGAAGAGAAGACCGAGTTCGATGTGGTGCTGAAGGATGCAGGCGCCCAGAAGCTCAACGTCATTAAGGAACTCCGCGCCATTACCGGCCTGGGCCTGAAGGAAGCCAAAGATCTGGCTGAGCAAGGCGGCAACGTCAAGGAAGGCGTCTCCAAAGAGGAAGCCGAGAAGATCAAGAAGCAGCTCGAGGACGCCGGCGCCAAGGTCGAGCTCAAGTAAGGTTGAATGCTACAAACCCCCGGACTGCGGTCTGGGGGTTTTGTGTTAGAGCGCTCTTCAAGCCACCCGCTTACAGAAAAGCCCTGTCCCGAACAGAACAGTAGCCGGCGGGCAACTCGAAACCCCAAGCACCCGTTGCCCGGCCCAAGCTTGGGCGCGCAACTTGCTTCTGGGCGCAGACGCGTTCTGGTTTCCGCGGGCGGTCAGGTCAGTGAAGAGCGCCGTAGACCAGGCACAGTGGACAAGTTGGGCACTATGGAGGCTGAATACCCACCAGCACGGTTTGGTGAGCTTCCTGGTCACAGGTACAGTTTGCGGATGCGGCAGATGCGAGATTCAGTGTCAAGCATCCAGGAAACACTCAAGCTCTCGCCAGAGCCAGGAAGTTGAGGGCACGCTGGGTGATTTGGCGAGAATGCTCTACTAGGTTAGCCAGGCCGGGGCCGGCCAGGTAGCTGCCGGTGAGGAAAAGACCAGGGGCGTGTAGCAACTCCCGCTCGAGGTCGGCTACCCGGCGGGCCTGGCCCTGGGTGAAGTGGGGCCTCGAGGAAGGCTGGCGGAAGACCCAGGCCGCCAGCGGACGGGCCTTCGCTTGCAGATATTTCGCAAGGTCTTGTTCGGCCAAGCGGGAAAGCACGCTGTCGGCGGATCGGGCGGTTTCCCCGGCAAACTGCACTCGAGCCAGCGTCAGCTCCGGGTTCGGGTGGGTTAGCTTGAGGGCGCTGCTGGTATAGCCCTCCCCTCGTGCAAAAAAGAACTCGCTGGGCCCAACGGCCAGTTCGTTTTGACGGTAAAGCAGATAGACCTTGGCGCTGTGCTGGTGGGGAAAATGGTTGAGGAGGGTGGTTATCTGGGGGGCCGAGGGGCGAAAAACCCTGGCCGCCTGCGGGGCCGGGAGGGCCATGATGACGGCCTCGGCTTCGAGCTGGCCACCGCGCACATGCAGTTGCCACCCCTTCGAATCGCGGGTGATGGCCCAGACAGGGTGATGAGGCAACAATCCGGCCTTTGGTAACAGGTGGTTGCTCAAGGCTTCGATCAGGCTGCCCATGCCCCCTGCCAGATGCCACCGGCCCTCGGTGGTGAGCTTGCGGCTGCCAGCCAGCAAGCCGCCCTGGCGCTCGAGCCCAACCAGACGCGCAAAGGTAGTAAGGGCCGATACTTCCTCGGCGGGGCCGCCCAGCGTGGCGCTCAGGTAAGGCTCCAGCACCTCCCAGACCTCGGGGCCCAGCCTGCGGCGGAAAAAGGCACCTAGTAGCTCGTCCTTGACCGAAGCCGGTGCTGCGAAGCGCTCGATGCCAAGCCGCCACCTGACGCCCCGGCCAAAGGGCATCTGGGCCATTTGGTGCAATCCAAAACCCGAAGCCAGGTTCAAACCGGCGGGCAAAACCCAGTCCTGTCCGCCTCGTCGAACTACCCGCCGCAGGTTGGGCAGGGGTTGGAACCCCAGGCCCAACTCGCCGCTGAGATTGAGCAGCGCTCCTGGGGTGTCGTCGAAGAACTCCTCGCCTAGCTCGAGCGAAATCGCATCCAGTTTTGCAGTTCGGGTATGGCCTCCGAAGTGCTGGGTGGCCTCGAGGAGGCTGACCTCGAGCCCGGCTTTCATGGCTTCATATGCAGCAACCAATCCGGCAAGACCACCTCCTATCACGGCAATTTTGCTCATAGACCGACCCCATGGCCAGCACCGCATAAGGACTTGAGGCTACAGGCGAGCAGATCGCACCAACTCGAGCGCGGTGTTTCCACTCGAGCCCATCCTGTTTCATTAACGCACCGACTCACCTCTCGATTCTATCGTCCGTACGGCCATTTGGGAGCAGGAGAGGTTTATTCAACCCGGATCGTGTTAGATTAGCAGGACAAGCAGTTCTGGAACCGATCGAAGCTTCGGGCTTTGGGTTGGTGATGGGCTGTTGCAGAGGTGGAGAAATGAAGTTAAGACACATGTTGACTCTATTGCTACTCGCACTGCCTTCACTGGCGGTGGCCCAGGCCGACCCGGTGGTGGCGACGGTGGGTAAGTCCTCAATCACAAAAAGCCAGTTTGACCTGCAGTTTCGCTTGTTTGTACGCGATGTTTTGCAGCAACGTGGTCAAGCCTACAGCCCCGAGGCCGAAGAAGCCTTTGCCCCGTTTAAGCCGCAGTATCTGGAGCGGATGGCGCGCGATCAGGCCATTATTTTGGTTGCCGAAAACGCCGGCTTCGCGGCCAAAGATTCCGCGGTGGATGAGGCCATCGAGGAAGTAAAAGCCCAGTTCGAAAATGAAGAGCAGCTCAACGAGGCCCTCGAGGAGGCCGGCATCCCCAGCCTCGAGGCCTATCGCAAGCTGGTATACGAGGCCCTGACCTACAATGCCTATCTCGAAAACCTGATCAAGCGCTTACAGACCAGTGAAGCCGCCTTGCGGATGCTGTACCTGGTCTCCAAGCCCCAGTTCGCGGTGCCGGTGCGCTACTGCTCCTCGCACATCCTGGTCAACACCGCGCAGGAAGCCAATCAGGTGATCGCTCGGCTGGGCAAAGGCGAAAAGTTTGCCGACCTGGCCCAGGAACTTTCGCAAGACCCCGGCAGCAAGAATGAAGGAGGCGAACTGGGTTGCGAGCCCAAGGGCACCTTTGTAGCACCCTTTGAGCTGGCCATGACTGCCTTGAAGCCAGGTGAAACCTCTAGGACTCCGGTCAAAACCGAGTTTGGTTACCATGTAATCTTGCTTAGCAAGGTGGAAGCAGCGGGTTTCCAGTCCTTTGATCAGGTCAAGGGCGGACTGGAACAAACAGTCAAGAATGCCGCTTTGCAAAAGGTGCTAGACAACATCGTGAGCCGCACCCCTACCAGGCTGTTCCCCGAGAACCTACAAACTAGGTAACGATCCAAAACCGGGACATCCCTCGCCTGGGCCGGGGCTCTTCCCTCAGCTATCGCACTCTTCACAGACGTGGCCGCCCATGAAAATGTGGATGCGTCCGGCCCAGAATTACGCACCCAAGCGTGGGCCGGGTCCGGGCTGCGGGTGCTTGGGTTGCGAGCGCTCTAGCCTAGCCGCAACTCGGACAAGCCCTGCGCCAGATGTTCGTCGTGGGTAGCCACGATCACGGCTACGCCCAGGTTCTGGGCCAGGCCGAGCATGAGCTCCCACACTTTTTCCGCATTGCGCCGATCCAGGCTACCGGTGGGCTCGTCGGCCAGCAAAAGCTTGGGGCGGTTATAAAGTGCTCTGGCCACAGCAACCCGCTGTCGCTCACCTCCCGAGAGGGCCTTGGGGAGTAAATGGGCCCGGTCTAGCAGCCCTACCCGATTCAGCAACTCCAGTCCCCAGGCAGGGTCTACCTTACCGGCCAGATACCCTGGAACCAGAATGTTTTCCAGCGCGGTTAGCTCAGCTTGCAGGTAGTGATGCTGAAAGATCAGGCCGGTAAAGTGCAGCCGTCGCTGCGCCAGCACTTCTTCGCTCAGGCCACGGATGCTCTCACCGTGCCATCGCACATCCCCCGACTGAAGGGCCAACAAACCCGCCAGAAGGTGCAGCAGGGTGGTTTTGCCACTGCCCGACGGCCCCAGGACGACCCGGATCTCGCCCTCATGCAAGGCAAAACCAAGGTTTTGGAACAGCTCGACCTCGCCATAGCCAAAACCCAGATGCAGCACCTCCAAGACCGGACTGTTACCTGCTATTGGCAAACCGTTACGCACCCTTGTAGAGTGTACTTGATGTTGGCCGACACACAGGTGCTTGCAAAGACCCCGCTCTTCCAGGGGGTGCCGCCCCAGGCGCTCGAGGTGGCCCGCGAAGCCTTTGTGACCCGTAATTACCCTGCAGGCAAACAAATTTTCGAGGCGGGCGATATGGGGGCGGCCCTGTACATAGTCCAGAGCGGCCAGGTGCGCATTTACCGAACCTACCTGGATGGCCGTGAACGCATGTTCGCTTACCTGGGCCCCGGCGAAGTGTTCGGCGAGATGAGCCTGCTGGACGATCAACCCCGCAGCGCTTCTGCCGAGACCACCCTAGATTCGATACTGTTGGTCTTGTACCAGGATGCCTACTGGAGCCTGGTGCGCAAGTGGCCGGAAATCCTGCACAACCTGGCCACAATCCTGGCTCGCCGCTTGCGCGAGGCCGACCTCGAGCTCGAGGTGCTGTCCTTTGAAGAAGCCCGTGGCCGGGTGGCTTACGCTCTGACCAAACTGCGCAAGCAACGCTACGGCGATGGGGTCAAGATGAAGCTGACCCACCAGGAACTGGCCCAGCTCTCCGGAACCAGCCGTGAGACCGTGACGCGTGTGTTGCATGCCCTGCGCGAAGAAGAACTGGTGAAGGTGGGTTCGGGGTATGTGGAAATCCTGGATCCGGCGGGTCTGGAAGAAGTGTTGTTCGGCTTACGGTAACTACTGTCCTATGTCTCGGGTCTCAAGTCGCAGGCCAAAAGCCAGCGGTTGCCATACGCTCTAGCCATCGATACGTGTATGGCGTTTGAGCTAGGCTGTGCACCTCCTGGGGCAAATACCCTGTGCAGAACTACGAACCAAAACCACGGTAAATACGTCAGCCTGCTGTTATGGTTTGACAAAAAACAATCTCAAGAGAGACTCTTTGCATCAATGCCGGTTTATCCTTTATGATTCACTTCGTCCTCATCTATGCCTCAGATAGCCCTCTCGATTCGTGCTGCCGACTTTACCCGCTTGGGTGAGCAGGTGTTTAGCTGTGCCCGCATAAGGTTTAGAGATGAATCCAGGCCACGCTAGAAAATCATGCTCCGAGCGCAATACCCGAATGATTTTCGATCATGCCATTATCCAAAACATAGGCGGGAGGTACTTAGCTCTTGGCGTGGGTTCGGGGGTGCCTAAGGGTGATGATCTGGAGAATGCTGCCCTAAGGGAGATATATGCGCTTGCGGGCTGATCTGGTTCCCCAGGACAATCTGACCTATCAGGATGTGGTACTAGTGGTGGACGTAATCCGGGCCACTACTACCGCCACGGCTTATTTAGAAGCGGGCGCTGATAGCTTGTACCTGACAGCGAGCCTGGAGAGCGCCCGGGCCTTTCGGGATGCGGATGTGGTTCTGGCGGGCGAGGAAGGGGGCCTCAAGCCTGCGGGCTTTGATTACGGCAACTCGCCCAGGGAGGCCAAGGAGGCGCCGGTGGGGGGCAAAGTGGTGGTGCTGAGTACGACCAATGGCACCCGTACCGCGCACCTGGCGGCCCGCAGCGCCAAGCATGTCTTGCTGGCCTCGCTCTACAATGCCCACGCCGCAGCTCGTCTGGCCCACCAGCTTGCCACAGAAGAAGTGGCGATTCTCTGCGCGGGTAAGGAGGGCCGGATTGGCCTGGATGACGTGTATACAGCGGGGGTGCTGGCTGAGTTTTTGCAGATCATGGGATCGTATGAACTCGAGGATGGCGCGCTCACAGCCCTCACGACCCGTCGCGCCTATCCCGATCCGCTGGAGCCGCTGCACCTGTCCGGCGCAGCCCAGGCCCTGCGGCAGGTAGGGCTGGAAGCCGATGTGCCTTTTTGCGCCCAGATTGCCGCTTCTCCTGCGGTGGGGGTGCTCGAGGGGCGGGTGGGCGATGCCCTGATTTTCAAAAGAGCCCAGCGTCCAGCGAACAGCAGTCAGAGCCAGATTCCAACGGTCTGAACCTGGCAGGGGCGGTGGACAATCCGCTCAGCACTGCCTGCGGGCTGCTTATCCCCCGAGATGATCCGATGCCTGCATCGCAAGAGGGAACACCCGCCCAAAAGCACCACAGGCTTTGATATTTGTGAAGCCGGTAGCATCTTGAATCTGGCACAAGGGTTGTGGAGGTAGGGTAAATGCACCGCGTCTACCACCCTCCCGCCGTACAATAAACCGTTCATGTTTCGATGGATTTCCGATCACGAGCGACAAGAAACCCAGATGCGGGGTTACTATATCCCTCTTCTGATTCTGGGGGCGGCCGCTGCGCTGATTGGGCGGCTCATGTCTAGCGGAGAGACCTGGGTAGACTTCGTGTTCTTGCCGGCAATGAGCGTG is part of the Meiothermus sp. CFH 77666 genome and harbors:
- a CDS encoding phosphoglucomutase/phosphomannomutase family protein — encoded protein: MADEMASNQSSSSIKFGTDGWRAIIGDQFTFDNVARVAQAYAQYLLEQQGKKVVVGYDTRFMAGKFAQRAASVLAANGLEVHLSKSYVPTPVLSFAVKHLQADGGVMITASHNPAEYLGFKIKGNYAGSATPALLAEVEKHLGAEPKYSSANIQSFDVRKPYYDFLASQLDLEALRAYEGVMYHDSLGGAGAGWLAGFVKHAGLKLDLRELHAVPDPMFYGVHPEPIPQNQFTIMTVLKAEQDPTFATINDGDADRIGAVLAGGRNFNSHQIFAVLLKHLHSKGLRGRVVKTFSTSQIVDKLAQKLGLELVVTPVGFKYITDEMLKGGVLIGGEESGGIGVAGHIPERDGLLNALLLLESVVRTGKSLGQQFTEIETEVGFKHAYDRIDLQLPSMDHIQAAMARVQTPQTIAGQQISGTEHLDGTKWLFGEVGWVLFRASGTEPVLRIYCEAPDDKTVKAVLAEAKKLVGA
- the rplJ gene encoding 50S ribosomal protein L10 → MPSKRNIENLEALTATLKGAEGSFFVVNYQGLEAGPTGKLRKAVREKGGEIIVTKNTLIRKAMSDLGLPAIEGLTGPSAVVVFKDPAAAAKALKEFAKTNDKGIPALKSGVLSGQPLTGSQVEALADLPSQKELQAELVGVLSATMSNFVGVLGAKAQEFVGILDAQVQKLEAA
- a CDS encoding FAD-dependent oxidoreductase; translated protein: MSKIAVIGGGLAGLVAAYEAMKAGLEVSLLEATQHFGGHTRTAKLDAISLELGEEFFDDTPGALLNLSGELGLGFQPLPNLRRVVRRGGQDWVLPAGLNLASGFGLHQMAQMPFGRGVRWRLGIERFAAPASVKDELLGAFFRRRLGPEVWEVLEPYLSATLGGPAEEVSALTTFARLVGLERQGGLLAGSRKLTTEGRWHLAGGMGSLIEALSNHLLPKAGLLPHHPVWAITRDSKGWQLHVRGGQLEAEAVIMALPAPQAARVFRPSAPQITTLLNHFPHQHSAKVYLLYRQNELAVGPSEFFFARGEGYTSSALKLTHPNPELTLARVQFAGETARSADSVLSRLAEQDLAKYLQAKARPLAAWVFRQPSSRPHFTQGQARRVADLERELLHAPGLFLTGSYLAGPGLANLVEHSRQITQRALNFLALARA
- a CDS encoding UvrD-helicase domain-containing protein, which gives rise to MSDLLSSLNPSQQEAVRHFEGPALVVAGAGSGKTRTVVHRIAYLLRERRVYPAEILAVTFTNKAAGEMKERLEKMVGPAAKDLWVSTFHSASVRILRAYGEYVGLRPGFVIYDDDDQNTLLKEILKELEVEAKPGPFRAMIDRIKNRGDGLVEFMREAPDFIGGVPKEVAAEVYRKYQSGLRMQGAVDFNDLLLLTIELFEQHPEILHKVRQRARFIHVDEYQDTNPVQYELTRLLAGEKPNLMVVGDPDQSIYGFRNADINNILDFSKDYPGARVIRLEENYRSSRAILQVANAVIEKNALRLEKVLRATKEGGEPVRLYRAPNAREEAAFVAREIARLRDYQNIAVLYRTNAQSRLLEEHLRRAQIPVRLVGAVGFFERREVKDLLAYGRVAINPADSINLRRIVNTPPRGIGATTVSRLLEHAQKTGTTVFEAFRAAEQVISRPQQVQAFVRLLDELMEAAFETGPAAFFERVLDETGFRDALKQEQDGEDRLQNVEELLRAARDWEEEEGGTLSDFLDAVALTAKAEEPQGEAPEEAVTLMTLHNAKGLEFPTVFLVGLEENLLPHRNSLNRLEDLEEERRLFYVGITRAQDRLYLSYAEERETYGKREFTRPSRFLDDIPPDLLKEVGAFGDSAVPVLSNSRPEPKPKTQLSEFKGGEKVRHPKFGSGTVVAAMGGEVTVMFPGLGLKKLAVKFAGLERLDG
- a CDS encoding ATP-binding cassette domain-containing protein, with protein sequence MLHLGFGYGEVELFQNLGFALHEGEIRVVLGPSGSGKTTLLHLLAGLLALQSGDVRWHGESIRGLSEEVLAQRRLHFTGLIFQHHYLQAELTALENILVPGYLAGKVDPAWGLELLNRVGLLDRAHLLPKALSGGERQRVAVARALYNRPKLLLADEPTGSLDRRNAEKVWELMLGLAQNLGVAVIVATHDEHLAQGLSELRLG
- the rplL gene encoding 50S ribosomal protein L7/L12: MALDIAAIKAQLSGATVLELKQLIDELKEEWGVTAAAPVAVAMPGAAAAAAPAAEEKTEFDVVLKDAGAQKLNVIKELRAITGLGLKEAKDLAEQGGNVKEGVSKEEAEKIKKQLEDAGAKVELK
- a CDS encoding peptidylprolyl isomerase, encoding MLTLLLLALPSLAVAQADPVVATVGKSSITKSQFDLQFRLFVRDVLQQRGQAYSPEAEEAFAPFKPQYLERMARDQAIILVAENAGFAAKDSAVDEAIEEVKAQFENEEQLNEALEEAGIPSLEAYRKLVYEALTYNAYLENLIKRLQTSEAALRMLYLVSKPQFAVPVRYCSSHILVNTAQEANQVIARLGKGEKFADLAQELSQDPGSKNEGGELGCEPKGTFVAPFELAMTALKPGETSRTPVKTEFGYHVILLSKVEAAGFQSFDQVKGGLEQTVKNAALQKVLDNIVSRTPTRLFPENLQTR
- a CDS encoding DUF58 domain-containing protein, with protein sequence MTRYRIRTRPTQPFAGERTQAIPGRGLEFYELRGYAQGDEPRFIDWRAYARTGRLYTRIFQAEAPARFTFFLDGSPSMKLLGKQAYAERVLRALADCARSEGAFLWGGGRYRGRLEGVAEGPSVLMNFPRPRGVTVLLTDGLDELDWSRLLQKLRHVVLVQVMAPEELAPGFVEALLHDVEVGSRMEVGEVEIQSYQEALEKHLLRLRTTARRLGSYALLRVGEPIVPALLRQGVLEER